One region of Wyeomyia smithii strain HCP4-BCI-WySm-NY-G18 chromosome 3, ASM2978416v1, whole genome shotgun sequence genomic DNA includes:
- the LOC129728785 gene encoding uncharacterized protein LOC129728785, whose amino-acid sequence MADERTKQQLINRRTTLVASLGRAEQFVENYAAERDAGQVQLRLENLDTVWMGLEDVQTQLEDLEDTNEGMVLNLQFRSHYETRFFQIKAALQSHVSKANPSTGAFPQSAYSGLSAIKLPVISLPEFDGDYNQWLAFHDTFVALIHDNTEVPEIQKFHYLRAAVKGEAAQLIESIGISAANYCIAWQTLVSRYANDYLLKKRHVQALLDCPRMKTESATALHAVVDDFVRHTKTLRQLGEPIDAWSTMLEHLLCQRLDDGTLKAWEVFATTADNPDFNCLIDFLQRRVRVLESMTVNHQALLLSSNQPSNNQPPAFRRSSFNRIATHAVTETNQYKCHSCDQHHLLFQCQHFGTMSLSDRLNLVNDLHLCHNCFRQNHIARNCQSKFSCRHCKRRHHSLLHPGYHPTTDEQITTTSRAMAIPTQNEQHSTDSVLHQPATTSHATAYPSCALSSKPSSDANVLLSTVVVLVLDSNGQAHHARALLDNGSQSNIISERLCQMLRLKRRKINIPISGVGQSSCSVRHAVKANIKSRMNDFAIDLECLVMPRITIDLPATILPRDNCHVPQHLFLADPTFDKTGAIDLLLGAEHFFTFINSGNKIECLGKPTLIESVFGWIVTGRQQVGLVSHPLLCHLAINDSLSEALEQFWRIEEIEGKRLHSPEQQQCESHYTKNVSRTSEGRYVVRLPRQSNFDHMIGESKTTALRRFRYLEKRLSRDPDMKIQYHLFMSEYLTLGHMRQVSTKECEPEHVYYLPHHAVLKESSTTTKLRVVFDGSART is encoded by the coding sequence ATGGCAGACGAGCGTACAAAGCAGCAGCTTATCAATCGGCGAACAACACTTGTCGCGTCACTAGGAAGAGCGGAGCAGTTTGTCGAAAATTATGCTGCGGAACGGGATGCAGGTCAAGTGCAACTACGACTCGAAAATCTTGATACCGTGTGGATGGGACTGGAGGATGTACAGACACAGCTTGAGGACTTGGAGGATACTAATGAAGGTATGGTCCTAAATCTCCAATTTCGTTCCCACTATGAAACCCGCTTTTTCCAAATAAAGGCTGCTTTGCAATCCCATGTCTCTAAGGCTAATCCTTCTACCGGCGCATTCCCACAGTCTGCCTATTCTGGGCTTTCAGCAATTAAACTGCCAGTTATTTCGTTACCTGAATTTGATGGGGACTATAACCAGTGGCTGGCCTTCCACGATACGTTCGTTGCGTTGATTCACGACAACACAGAAGTCCCCGAAATCCAAAAATTCCACTATCTTAGAGCCGCTGTGAAAGGAGAGGCAGCTCAGCTTATTGAATCCATAGGTATCAGTGCCGCTAACTACTGTATTGCCTGGCAAACTCTTGTGTCGCGTTATGCCAATGATTATCTTCTTAAAAAGCGCCACGTTCAAGCGCTTTTAGATTGCCCCCGAATGAAAACCGAATCCGCTACTGCATTGCATGCTGTCGTTGATGATTTCGTACGTCATACCAAAACCCTGCGTCAGCTTGGAGAGCCCATTGACGCATGGAGCACCATGTTGGAACACTTGCTTTGCCAACGTCTCGATGATGGTACCCTTAAAGCTTGGGAAGTATTCGCTACTACGGCTGACAATCCGGACTTCAACTGTTTAATCGACTTTTTGCAACGACGCGTCCGCGTGTTAGAGTCGATGACCGTTAACCATCAAGCTCTTTTACTGTCCAGCAATCAGCCGTCTAATAATCAGCCGCCCGCATTTCGCCGCTCGTCGTTTAATAGAATTGCTACCCATGCTGTGACTGAAACCAATCAGTATAAATGTCATTCATGTGATCAGCACCATTTGTTATTCCAGTGTCAACACTTTGGAACAATGTCCCTCTCCGATCGTTTAAATCTCGTTAATGATCTGCACCTTTGTCATAATTGCTTCAGACAGAACCACATTGCTCGCAACTGTCAGTCAAAATTTTCCTGTCGTCATTGCAAGAGGAGGCACCATTCGTTGTTACATCCAGGCTATCATCCAACCACCGATGAACAGATAACAACTACATCCCGGGCAATGGCCATTCCTACACAAAACGAACAGCATTCAACGGACTCGGTCCTTCATCAACCAGCAACGACATCTCATGCCACCGCTTATCCATCTTGTGCTCTTTCTTCCAAACCCAGTTCTGATGCAAACGTATTGCTCTCAACAGTTGTTGTATTGGTTCTCGATTCGAATGGCCAAGCGCACCATGCCCGAGCTTTGCTAGATAACGGATCGCAGTCAAATATTATAAGCGAAAGGTTGTGCCAAATGTTGCGTTTGAAACGCAGGAAAATCAATATTCCTATTTCTGGTGTGGGCCAATCCTCGTGTAGCGTTCGTCACGCTGTTAAAGCCAACATTAAATCCAGAATGAATGATTTCGCAATTGATTTGGAATGTCTTGTTATGCCCCGTATCACGATTGACTTACCTGCAACGATCTTACCTAGGGACAATTGCCATGTACCTCAACACCTCTTTTTGGCCGACCCAACATTCGATAAAACTGGTGCTATCGATTTATTGCTCGGTGCGGAACACTTTTTCACCTTCATTAATTCGggaaacaaaattgaatgctTAGGAAAGCCAACCTTAATAGAGAGCGTTTTTGGGTGGATCGTCACCGGCAGGCAGCAAGTGGGGCTCGTTTCGCACCCTCTGCTTTGTCATCTCGCGATAAACGATAGCCTTTCTGAAGCTCTGGAGCAGTTCTGGCGCATCGAAGAAATTGAAGGCAAGCGACTTCACTCCCCCGAACAACAGCAATGTGAATCCCACTACACCAAAAATGTATCCCGTACGAGCGAGGGCAGATACGTGGTGCGATTGCCCCGTCAATCAAATTTTGACCACATGATAGGGGAATCCAAAACAACAGCCTTACGGCGGTTTCGCTACCTTGAGAAAAGATTATCCCGAGATCCTGATATGAAAATACAATACCATCTCTTTATGTCCGAGTACCTAACGCTAGGGCATATGAGACAAGTCTCTACAAAAGAATGTGAACCAGAGCATGTGTATTATTTACCGCATCATGCCGTCTTGAAAGAATCCAGTACAACGACAAAACTCCGCGTGGTGTTCGATGGATCTGCTAGAACGTAG
- the LOC129728786 gene encoding uncharacterized protein LOC129728786 yields MVADIEKMYRQVRVHSKDTSLQRILWRFSHDEPICSYELLIVTYGLTPSSFLATRTLQQLALDEGKSFPLGSLALRKSFYVDDYIGGADTLDKAIQTRLELDKLLAKGGFRLRKWTTNNSKVLEVIDPSQIGAQTTLQLDHGQPTTALGVSWEPNADKLLFHSTLTQGCDPLTKRAILSSVSKHFDPLGLTAPVVIRAKMLLQDLWLQPCGWDDEVSDNIRKKWECYHHDLQKISAYKVNRCVVLPNSTIQLHTFADASQQAYGACVYVRSTDPRGHVHVQLIAAKSRVAPKG; encoded by the coding sequence ATGGTTGCGGACATAGAAAAAATGTACCGACAGGTTCGAGTGCATTCCAAGGATACTTCTTTGCAACGAATATTGTGGCGATTTAGTCACGACGAACCTATTTGTAGCTATGAGTTATTAATTGTAACATACGGTTTGACCCCCTCATCTTTTCTCGCCACACGAACCTTACAGCAGCTGGCCTTAGACGAAGGAAAAAGTTTTCCCCTAGGAAGCCTCGCGCTACGCAAGTCGTTTTATGTCGATGACTACATTGGAGGAGCAGATACGTTGGATAAGGCTATTCAGACCCGGTTGGAATTGGACAAACTGTTAGCCAAGGGCGGATTCCGACTGCGAAAGTGGACCACTAACAATTCAAAAGTATTAGAGGTTATCGACCCATCGCAAATTGGTGCCCAGACTACTCTGCAACTCGACCACGGTCAACCCACCACGGCGCTAGGTGTAAGTTGGGAACCAAATGCGGATAAGCTGCTTTTTCATTCCACATTAACGCAGGGTTGCGATCCATTAACGAAAAGGGCCATTCTGTCATCCGTATCGAAACATTTCGACCCGCTGGGTCTAACCGCACCGGTAGTCATTCGGGCAAAAATGCTGTTGCAGGATCTTTGGCTTCAACCCTGTGGATGGGATGATGAGGTTTCTGACAATATACGGAAAAAATGGGAATGTTACCACCACGATCTTCAAAAAATTTCTGCTTACAAAGTTAACCGTTGCGTAGTCCTACCCAACTCCACTATCCAATTGCACACCTTTGCGGATGCATCTCAACAAGCATACGGTGCATGTGTTTATGTTAGATCTACCGATCCCCGCGGGCATGTCCACGTTCAGTTGATTGCTGCGAAATCCCGGGTGGCACCAAAAGGATAA
- the LOC129728787 gene encoding uncharacterized protein LOC129728787: MTGQLPFQRTTPARPFAVTGVDYAGPVYLKPIHKRAAASKAYLSIFVCFVTKAVHIELVGDLSTAAFLTALRRFIARRGCPLHIHSDNGKNFEGARNELHVLYKQLHDKNYVGEIAEVCANQGIQWHMTPPKAPHFGGLWEAAVKVAKKHLHRQLGNAMLSFEDMATVLAEIEAAMNSRPLTPLTEDPNDLSILTPAHFLIGESLTALPAPDFSASPIGRLSHYQRLQQRVQHFWHQWKTEYLQELQKENKHIAPNTSFQPGRMVIVVDDFLAPVKWPLARIVSASPGVDGLTRVVDLRTSRASSN; encoded by the exons ATGACAGGTCAGTTACCTTTCCAACGAACCACTCCCGCACGTCCGTTTGCCGTCACTGGAGTGGACTACGCAGGCCCAGTCTATTTAAAGCCGATACATAAACGCGCCGCAGCATCCAAAGCATATCTcagtatttttgtttgtttcgtaaCGAAGGCCGTACACATTGAGCTGGTAGGCGATCTATCTACTGCTGCCTTTCTCACTGCATTACGAAGATTTATTGCTCGTCGTGGTTGTCCGTTGCACATACACTCGGATAACGGTAAAAACTTTGAGGGTGCCCGCAATGAACTTCACGTTTTATACAAACAGCTACACGATAAAAATTATGTAGGAGAGATTGCAGAAGTATGTGCAAATCAGGGGATCCAGTGGCATATGACACCACCGAAAGCCCCACATTTTGGTGGGCTATGGGAGGCCGCAGTGAAGGTGGCGAAAAAGCACTTACATCGGCAGCTAGGGAACGCCATGCTATCCTTCGAGGATATGGCAACGGTGCTTGCAGAAATCGAAGCAGCAATGAACTCCAGACCCCTAACGCCCCTCACAGAAGACCCCAACGATTTATCCATCTTGACACCAGCACATTTCCTAATAGGCGAATCATTGACCGCTCTGCCTGCTCCTGACTTCAGCGCCAGTCCGATCGGCCGCTTGAGTCACTACCAGCGCCTTCAGCAACGAGTGCAGCATTTCTGGCATCAATGGAAAACCGAATATCTACAGGAGTTGCAGAAGGAGAACAAACACATCGCACCAAACACTTCGTTTCAGCCAGGAAGAATGGTGATCGTCGTTGATGACTTTTTGGCTCCTGTGAAGTGGCCGCTAGCGAGAATAGTCAGCGCAAGTCCAGGAGTAGATGGTCTTACTCGGGTCGTCGATCTTCGCACCAGCAGAG CTTCCTCGAATTGA
- the LOC129728788 gene encoding uncharacterized protein LOC129728788 encodes MTGQLPFQRTTPARPFAVTGVDYAGPVYLKPIHKRAAASKAYLSIFVCFVTKAVHIELVGDLSTAAFLTALRRFIARRGCPLHIHSNNGKNFEGARNELHVLYKQLHDKNYVGEIAEVCANQGIQWHMTPPKAPHFGGLWEAAVKVAKKHLHRQLGNAMLSFEDMATVLAEIEAAMNSRPLTPLTEDPNDLSILTPAHFLIGESLTALPAPDFSASPIGRLSHYQRLQQRVQHFWHQWKREYLQELQKENKHIAPNTSFQPGRMVIVVDDFLAPVKWPLARIVSASPGVDGLTRVVDLRTSRGIIRRPITKICLLPYETENEKED; translated from the coding sequence ATGACAGGTCAGTTACCTTTCCAACGAACCACTCCCGCACGTCCGTTTGCCGTCACTGGAGTGGACTACGCAGGCCCAGTCTATTTAAAGCCGATACATAAACGCGCCGCAGCATCCAAAGCATATCTcagtatttttgtttgtttcgtaaCGAAGGCCGTACACATTGAGCTGGTAGGCGATCTATCTACTGCTGCCTTTCTCACTGCATTACGAAGATTTATTGCTCGTCGTGGTTGTCCGTTGCACATACACTCGAATAACGGTAAAAACTTTGAGGGTGCCCGCAATGAACTTCACGTTTTATACAAACAGCTACACGATAAAAATTATGTAGGAGAGATTGCAGAAGTATGTGCAAATCAGGGGATCCAGTGGCATATGACACCACCGAAAGCCCCACATTTTGGTGGGCTATGGGAGGCCGCAGTGAAGGTGGCGAAAAAGCACTTACATCGGCAGCTAGGGAACGCCATGCTATCCTTCGAGGATATGGCAACGGTGCTTGCAGAAATCGAAGCAGCAATGAACTCCAGACCCCTAACGCCCCTCACAGAAGACCCCAACGATTTATCCATCTTGACACCAGCACATTTCCTAATAGGCGAATCATTGACCGCTCTGCCTGCTCCTGACTTCAGCGCCAGTCCGATCGGCCGCTTGAGTCACTACCAGCGCCTTCAGCAACGAGTGCAGCATTTCTGGCATCAATGGAAACGCGAATATCTACAGGAGTTGCAGAAGGAGAACAAACACATCGCACCAAACACTTCGTTTCAGCCAGGAAGAATGGTGATCGTCGTTGATGACTTTTTGGCTCCTGTGAAGTGGCCGCTAGCGAGAATAGTCAGCGCAAGTCCAGGAGTAGATGGTCTTACTCGGGTCGTCGATCTTCGCACCAGCAGAGGTATCATCCGCCGACCAATTACTAAAATTTGCCTATTGCCTTACGAAACCGAGAACGAGAAGGAAGATTAA
- the LOC129728789 gene encoding uncharacterized protein LOC129728789 gives MADERTKQQLINRRTTLVASLGRAEQFVENYAAERDAGQVQLRLENLDTVWMGLENVQTQLEDLEDTNEGMVLNLQFRSHYETRFFQIKAALQSHVSKANPSTGAFPQSAYSGLSAIKLPVISLPEFDGDYNQWLAFHDTFVALIHDNTEVPEIQKFHYLRAAVKGEAAQLIESIGISAANYCIAWQTLVSRYANDYLLKKRHVQALLDCPRMKTESATALHAVVDDFVRHTKTLRQLGEPIDAWSTMLEHLLCQRLDDGTLKAWEVFATTADNPDFNCLIDFLQRRVRVLESMTVNHQALLLSSNQPSNNQPPAFRRSSFNRIATHAVTETNQYKCHSCDQHHLLFQCPHFGTMSLSDRLNLVNDLHLCHNCFRQNHIARNCQSKFSCRHCKRRHHSLLHPGYHPTTDEQITTTSRAMAIPTQNEQHSTDSVLHQPATTSHATAYPSCALSSKPSSDANVLLSTVVVLVLDSNGQAHPARALLDNGSQSNIISERLCQMLRLKRRKINIPISGVGQSSCSVRHAVKANIKSRMNDFAIDLQCLVMPRITIDLPATILPRDNCHVPQHLFLADPTFDKTGAIDLLLGAEHFFTFINSGNKIECLGKPTLIESVFGWIVTDRQQVGLVSHPLLCHLTINDSLSEALEQFWRIEEIEGKRLHSPEQQQCESHYTKNVSRTSEGRYVVRLPRQSNFDHMIGESKTTALRRFRYLEKRLSRDPDMKIQYHLFMSEYLTLGHMRQVSTKECEPEHVYYLPHHAVLKESSTTTKLRVVFDGSARTSTGYSLNDALKIGPIIQDELLTLILRFRKYPIAMVADIEKMYRQVRVHSKDTSLQRILWRFSHDEPICSYELLTVTYGLTPSSFLATRTLQQLALDEGKSFPLGSLALRKSFYVDDYIGGADTLDKAIQTRLELDKLLAKGGFRLRKWTTNNSKVLEGIDPSQIGAQTTLQLDHGQPTTALGVSREPNADKLLFHSTLTQGCDPLTKRAILSSVSKHFDPLGLTAPVVIRAKMLLQDLWLQPCGWDDEVSDNIRKKWECYHHDLQKISAYKVNRCVVLPNSTIQLHTFADASQQAYGACVYVRSTDPRGHVHVQLIAAKSRVAPKG, from the coding sequence ATGGCAGACGAGCGTACAAAGCAGCAGCTTATCAATCGGCGAACAACACTTGTCGCGTCACTAGGAAGAGCGGAGCAGTTTGTCGAAAATTATGCTGCGGAACGGGATGCAGGTCAAGTGCAACTACGACTCGAAAATCTTGATACCGTGTGGATGGGACTGGAGAATGTACAGACACAGCTTGAGGACTTGGAGGATACTAATGAAGGTATGGTCCTAAATCTCCAATTTCGTTCCCACTATGAAACCCGCTTTTTCCAAATAAAGGCTGCTTTGCAATCCCATGTCTCTAAGGCTAATCCTTCTACCGGCGCATTCCCACAGTCTGCCTATTCTGGGCTTTCAGCAATTAAACTGCCAGTTATTTCGTTACCTGAATTTGATGGGGACTATAACCAGTGGCTGGCCTTCCACGATACGTTCGTTGCGTTGATTCACGACAACACAGAAGTCCCCGAAATCCAAAAATTCCACTATCTTAGAGCCGCTGTGAAAGGAGAGGCAGCTCAGCTTATTGAATCCATAGGTATCAGTGCCGCTAACTACTGTATTGCCTGGCAAACTCTTGTGTCGCGTTATGCCAATGATTATCTTCTTAAAAAGCGCCACGTTCAAGCGCTTTTAGATTGCCCCCGAATGAAAACCGAATCCGCTACTGCATTGCATGCTGTCGTTGATGATTTCGTACGTCATACCAAAACCCTGCGTCAGCTTGGAGAGCCCATTGACGCATGGAGCACCATGTTGGAACACTTGCTTTGCCAACGTCTCGATGATGGTACCCTTAAAGCTTGGGAAGTATTCGCTACTACGGCTGACAATCCGGACTTCAACTGTTTAATCGACTTTTTGCAACGACGCGTCCGCGTGTTAGAGTCGATGACCGTTAACCATCAAGCTCTTTTACTGTCCAGCAATCAGCCGTCTAATAATCAGCCGCCCGCATTTCGCCGCTCGTCGTTTAATAGAATTGCTACCCATGCTGTGACTGAAACCAATCAGTATAAATGTCATTCATGTGATCAGCACCATTTGTTATTCCAGTGTCCACACTTTGGAACAATGTCCCTCTCCGATCGTTTAAATCTCGTTAATGATCTGCACCTTTGTCATAATTGCTTCAGACAGAACCACATTGCTCGCAACTGTCAGTCAAAATTTTCCTGTCGTCATTGCAAGAGGAGGCACCATTCGTTGTTACATCCAGGCTATCATCCAACCACCGATGAACAGATAACTACTACATCCCGGGCAATGGCCATTCCTACACAAAACGAACAGCATTCAACGGACTCGGTCCTTCATCAACCAGCAACGACATCTCATGCCACCGCTTATCCATCTTGTGCTCTTTCTTCCAAACCCAGTTCTGATGCAAACGTATTGCTCTCAACAGTTGTTGTATTGGTTCTCGATTCGAATGGCCAAGCGCACCCTGCCCGAGCTTTGCTAGATAACGGATCGCAGTCAAATATTATAAGCGAAAGGTTGTGCCAAATGTTGCGTTTGAAACGCAGGAAAATCAATATTCCTATTTCTGGTGTGGGCCAATCCTCGTGTAGCGTTCGTCACGCTGTTAAAGCCAACATTAAATCCAGAATGAATGATTTCGCAATTGATTTGCAATGTCTTGTTATGCCCCGTATCACGATTGACTTACCTGCAACGATCTTACCTAGGGACAATTGCCATGTACCTCAACACCTCTTTTTGGCCGACCCAACATTCGATAAAACTGGTGCTATCGATTTATTGCTCGGTGCGGAACACTTTTTCACCTTCATTAATTCGggaaacaaaattgaatgctTAGGAAAGCCAACCTTAATAGAGAGCGTTTTTGGGTGGATCGTCACCGACAGGCAGCAAGTGGGGCTCGTTTCGCACCCTCTGCTTTGTCATCTCACGATAAACGATAGCCTTTCTGAAGCTCTGGAGCAGTTCTGGCGCATCGAAGAAATTGAAGGCAAGCGACTTCACTCCCCCGAACAACAGCAATGTGAATCCCACTACACCAAAAATGTATCCCGTACGAGCGAGGGCAGATACGTGGTGCGATTGCCCCGTCAATCAAATTTTGACCACATGATAGGGGAATCCAAAACAACAGCCTTACGGCGGTTTCGCTACCTTGAGAAAAGATTATCCCGAGATCCTGATATGAAAATACAATACCATCTCTTTATGTCCGAGTACCTAACGCTAGGGCATATGAGACAAGTCTCTACAAAAGAATGTGAACCAGAGCATGTGTATTATTTACCGCATCATGCCGTCTTGAAAGAATCCAGTACAACGACAAAACTCCGCGTGGTGTTCGATGGATCTGCTAGAACGTCGACCGGATATTCCCTGAACGATGCGTTGAAGATTGGCCCGATAATCCAGGACGAGCTACTTACGTTGATTCTCCGGTTTCGGAAATACCCGATCGCGATGGTTGCGGACATAGAAAAAATGTACCGACAGGTTCGAGTGCATTCCAAGGATACTTCTTTGCAACGAATATTGTGGCGATTTAGTCACGACGAACCTATTTGTAGCTATGAGTTATTAACTGTAACATACGGTTTGACCCCCTCATCTTTTCTCGCCACACGAACCTTACAGCAGCTGGCCTTAGACGAAGGAAAAAGTTTTCCCCTAGGAAGCCTCGCGCTACGCAAGTCGTTTTATGTCGATGACTACATTGGAGGAGCAGATACGTTGGATAAGGCTATTCAGACCCGGTTGGAATTGGACAAACTGTTGGCCAAGGGCGGATTCCGACTGCGAAAGTGGACCACTAACAATTCAAAAGTATTAGAGGGTATCGACCCATCGCAAATTGGTGCCCAGACTACTCTGCAACTCGACCACGGTCAACCCACCACGGCGCTAGGTGTAAGTCGGGAACCAAATGCGGATAAGCTGCTTTTTCATTCCACATTAACGCAGGGTTGCGATCCATTAACGAAAAGGGCCATTCTGTCATCCGTATCGAAACATTTCGACCCGCTGGGTCTAACCGCACCGGTAGTCATTCGGGCAAAAATGCTGTTGCAGGATCTTTGGCTTCAACCCTGTGGATGGGATGATGAGGTTTCTGACAATATACGGAAAAAATGGGAATGTTACCACCACGATCTTCAAAAAATTTCTGCTTACAAAGTTAACCGTTGCGTAGTCCTACCCAACTCCACTATCCAATTGCACACCTTTGCGGATGCATCTCAACAAGCATACGGTGCATGTGTTTATGTTAGATCTACCGATCCCCGCGGGCATGTCCACGTTCAGTTGATTGCTGCGAAATCCCGGGTGGCACCAAAAGGATAA